From the Paenibacillus sp. MMS20-IR301 genome, the window CCTTCACCCTGGACAGGGGTAGATCACACGGTTTCGGGTCTACGTCCACATACTCAGTCGCCCTATTCAGACTCGCTTTCGCTGCGGCTCCGGCTTCTCACCTTAACCTTGCATGTTAAACGTAACTCGCCGGTTCATTCTACAAAAGGCACGCCATCACCCATAGATCGGGCTCTGACTTTTTGTAAGCACACGGTTTCAGGTTCTATTTCACTCCCCTTCCGGGGTGCTTTTCACCTTTCCCTCACGGTACTGTTTCACTATCGGTCGCCAGGTAGTATTTAGCCTTAGCAGATGGTCCTGCTGGATTCATACGGGGTTTCACGTGCCCCGCACTACTCGGGATCCGTCTCGGAGAGAACACAGTTTAGGCTACAGGGCTTTTACCTCTATCGCGGGCCTTTCCAGACCTCTTCACCTACCATATTCCTTTGTAACTCCATGTGAGACGTCCCACAACCCCAAGAGGCAAGCCCCTTGGTTTAGGCTGTTCCGCGTTCGCTCGCCGCTACTGACGGAATCACTATTGTTTTCTCTTCCTCAGGGTACTTAGATGTTTCAGTTCCCCTGGTCTGCCTCTGCACACCCTATGTATTCAGGTATGAGTAACTGTGCATTACCACAGCTGGGTTTCCCCATTCGGACACCCCCGGATCAAAGCTTGCTTACAGCTCCCCGAGGCAGTTTCGTTGTTCGCCACGTCCTTCGTCGGCTCCTGGCGCCTAGGCATCCTCCGTGTGCTCTTATTAGCTTAACCAACGCTCCGGTGTTTCGCTTGTTTGCTCATCTTGTTTTGAATGACGCCTCCGGATCACTCCGTATGCTAGATCATTCAAAGCCAAAGGTCGCTGCACAATCGAAAACCTTCGCTATTCATCAACTAATAACTATTTCAACTTGCTTACACAAGTTTCAGCTAAAAGATGTTCTAAAACGCAAATTCGTTTCGGTATCCAGTTTTCAAGGATCAAGTCTTACTTGAGAGCTTAAACTCTCAAAACTGACCAACGAGTGAGTAACTAACCGACCGGTTAGATTTAAGATTTGAATGTCTTCGTTGCAGAAGACGATTCTCCATAGAAAGGAGGTGATCCAGCCGCACCTTCCGATACGGCTACCTTGTTACGACTTCACCCCAATCATCTACCCCACCTTCGGCGGCTGGCTCCCTTGCGGGTTACCCCACCGACTTCGGGTGTTGTAAACTCTCGTGGTGTGACGGGCGGTGTGTACAAGACCCGGGAACGTATTCACCGCGGCATGCTGATCCGCGATTACTAGCAATTCCGACTTCATGCAGGCGAGTTGCAGCCTGCAATCCGAACTGAGACCGGCTTTGCTGGGATTGGCTCCACCTCGCGGCTTCGCTTCCCGTTGTACCGGCCATTGTAGTACGTGTGTAGCCCAGGTCATAAGGGGCATGATGATTTGACGTCATCCCCACCTTCCTCCGGTTTGTCACCGGCAGTCACTCTAGAGTGCCCAGCCTTACCTGCTGGCAACTAAAGTCAAGGGTTGCGCTCGTTGCGGGACTTAACCCAACATCTCACGACACGAGCTGACGACAACCATGCACCACCTGTCTCCAATGCTCCGAAGAGGGGCACTATCTCTAATGCTTTCATTGGGATGTCAAGACCTGGTAAGGTTCTTCGCGTTGCTTCGAATTAAACCACATACTCCACTGCTTGTGCGGGTCCCCGTCAATTCCTTTGAGTTTCAGTCTTGCGACCGTACTCCCCAGGCGGAGTGCTTACTGTGTTAACTTCGGCACCAAGGGTATCGAAACCCCTAACACCTAGCACTCATCGTTTACGGCGTGGACTACCAGGGTATCTAATCCTGTTTGCTCCCCACGCTTTCGCGCCTCAGCGTCAGTTACAGCCCAGAAAGTCGCCTTCGCCACTGGTGTTCCTCCACATATCTACGCATTTCACCGCTACACGTGGAATTCCACTTTCCTCTTCTGTACTCAAGTCACCCAGTTTCCAGTGCGACCCCAGGTTGAGCCCAAGGTTTAAACACCAGACTTAAATGACCGCCTGCGCGCGCTTTACGCCCAATAATTCCGGACAACGCTTGCCCCCTACGTATTACCGCGGCTGCTGGCACGTAGTTAGCCGGGGCTTTCTTCTCAGGTACCGTCACTCCGGTAGCAGTTACTCTACCGGACGTTCTTCCCTGGCAACAGAGCTTTACGATCCGAAAACCTTCATCACTCACGCGGCGTTGCTCCGTCAGGCTTTCGCCCATTGCGGAAGATTCCCTACTGCTGCCTCCCGTAGGAGTCTGGGCCGTGTCTCAGTCCCAGTGTGGCCGTTCACCCTCTCAGGTCGGCTACGCATCGTCGCCTTGGTGAGCCGTTACCTCACCAACTAGCTAATGCGCCGCAGGCCCATCCTCAAGCGGCAGATTGCTCCGCCTTTCATTCTCCTCCCATGAGAAAAAAGAAATTATCCGGTATTAGCTACCGTTTCCGGTAGTTATCCCAGTCTTGAGGGCAGGTTGCCTACGTGTTACTCACCCGTCCGCCGCTAAGCATTTCCCGAAGGAAATACTCCGCTCGACTTGCATGTATTAGGCACGCCGCCAGCGTTCGTCCTGAGCCAGGATCAAACTCTCCAATTAGGTTTTTCCGAGCGGCTACTTCACCCGAATCACTCCGAGGAAATAACCATCCGAAAACTATCTAAAGAGCGATTGCTCATTTTGAAACATCTGACGAGAATTTGCATTCTCTGTTTTTGGAATCACATAAGTGAATTCCGATACTCACTCGTTGTTCAGTTTTCAAAGATCAAACTCGTTGTCAGCGCCGATTATCTCGTCACCAGCAACTCTTATAATATATCACATCCAGCCGATCAATGCAAGCTCTTTTTTAACTTCTTTTTTCGAGCCAGGCGTTGATGTTTCGCGGCCAGAAATAGAATATACCATGTGCAGATTTCAATTGCAAGCATTATTTACAAAAGCTTTAGTGCTTCCGCCGCAGCCCTGCCGCGCATGAGATCAGCCATATCTGGTTACAGTACAAATGTTGTATTCATCAGCATTAGGCAACCTCATGTCATTCGATCTAAGGAGGACTATAATGGACACTCATGAGTTCGTAGCGAAATTCCAGGAGAATCAGCGCAAAGCATTGAAAAACAGAAGCCGCGGCAAAGGAACACCGGGAGCGCGGCTCGCGAATAAGCAGCATAGCTCCAATAAATAACCCGCTCAGCAGATCGGGAGCCGCAAGCGAGCTGCTGGCAAAAAGGGATGCCCCGCGAGTACCGGTCGAGCCGGCAGCACGGGGCATCCCTTTTCTTTTAACAACTTAAACTTTATAAATATGCTTCTGAAGAATTATCTGTCTATTTCATCTATATAGAAGCAGTAGTGATTATTTGCTCAATTTTGCTACACTTACAGCGACTTTCTCAATCTGAGCTTTGCTGAGCGATTTGTCCGGCGAACTGATAGTAACAAAACGGTCAGCCAGCGCAAAGGTCAGCATAGCGGTATCCGAAGGGGTATACCATTTCGCTTCAGTTCCATTAGAAAGCTTGACTGTAGTACCGTCATAATCGTAAGAGTAGTCACGCGGAGATACATTTACACGCATTTTTTTGAACAGGAAGCTTACGCCGTCTTCACCGCCCGCTACCTTCTGGAAAGCATCGCCGCTAATCATCTGTGCCGGAGCGTACGCCGTTTCGAAGCCCTGGAAGTTAGCGAAAGCCTTGGTGATCTCTTGTTTCTGTGCCGCACTGTATGTTACCGGGGCCAGCGTAATCGCTGAGCCATTATCAGGTGTAGCCGTTCCGGAGCCGCTGCCCAGAACAACCTGGTTCGTGGAAGCATTGAACGTTACAGGTACCTTAAGTGCATCCGCCAATACCCGGACCGGAAGGTAAGTTGTATCATTGTAAGTAATGGGGGCGAGTGTCTTACCGTTGTTATCTACTGGAGTAAAGGCCGCTCCGTTTACTGTGAAGCCGATGCTGTGGTTAAGATAGGCACTGATCTTCTGCAGGTTCGTTCCTGCGTATACACCCGCTGTACCTGAAACAGCCATCCCGAATACCATTGTTGCTATGATCATTTTTTTGCTTTTCATCATTATCGTCTCCCTTGAGTATGATTGTTTGTGTTGTCCCCTGCTATAGATTCATTTAACCATTAACTTGTTTCTAACTTGTATCCGGATTGTAAAGAAGTAATTCAGAGCAGCTTAGATATCATACACCGCCCCGCACCGCCACTTGATACACTTCCGTATACAGAATATCTCTGAACTTCCGGAATTCCTGCAGTGTAGCCATCCGGGGATAAGTCATGATGCGCAGCGGCAAATCCTCCTGTCCCGCACGCAGCGGCGGCTGCACATAAGAATAGGGATTCAGATGAAAGCCCAGCCGCTCATAAAATCCGATTCTGCGCCTCTCCAGCTCTCCGTCCGGCGGTTCCACCTCCAGCAGCACCGGCTTGTCCGAACACTGAAGATAACTGTTCATCAGCTTGTTGCCGATCCCGCTGCCGCGTATCTCCGGGTTAACGGCAATATGTTCTATAAACCGTAGCGCGGGAAATTCCCAAGCGGCTAAAAAAGCAAGCGTCCTGCCCTCAGCATCCTTCTCGGTGTACACCCGGTAGTTCGGATTACTCAGCAATGCCTGCTGCCCGCTATAGGTTCTAATTTCACTCACCGGAAAAGAAGCTTCCATAATAGCAAAAATCTCATTAAAGTTCATTCCGCTAATTAGCGATTGCTTGTCCATTCTCTGTTGCCTGCTTTCTGTTGATTAGATTGAATTACTGCGTACAGGCTGGCGCCTTATAAAGTGAGTATCCTGCTATTATTTTACCCGTAACTGCAGCAAGAATAACTTCACCCGGTAACCCGCACCATTCCATATTCCTTCTATAAAAAAAGATGCCCGAAGGCATCCGCTGATTAGCTGATATTATATCTATAGGATAAGTCCCGGATTATTCCAGATTCGACAGATCATTTGCTGTACTGGCCACATGCTCAAAGGCACGGCTCAGCTCCTGCATGGATTGCCCCTGATGCTGCGAGAAGGCCATAATCTGCTGGATGGACTGGTCCATTTGCAGAATGGCCTGCTTCATTCCGGCCAGTTGGCCGTGAATGTTCTTGACCAGAGCGTGGCTGTCGTTAGCCAGCTTGCGGATCTCAGTAGCCACTACACCGAAGCCGCGGCCCTGCTCTCCGGCTCTCGCTGCCTCAATTGCCGCATTCAGTCCCAGCATATGCGACTGGTCGGCAATCCGCTTGACGGCGGACAGAATCTCAAAGCTGCTCTCGATATCCTGCACCATCGAATTCGAGCTGCTGACCAGCCCGTCCAGCCGCTCGGTTATTCCCAGCGAGGACCGGGTAACCTCTTCAGAGGTAGCTGTCATCTCTTGCACCAGGGAAGATAGCTCCTGCGCCCCGTCTTGAAGACTGGCCGTCCTGTGATTGGAGACCATCGCTGAAATGACACCGATGATTTCTCCGTCATCCTGCGTAACCGGCACTGCTGTCGAAAGATACGCCATGCCGAAGGCTTCAGGGCCGCGCTCCTCATGCTGCACTTCTCCGGTCTCCAGTGCCGCATAAGATACCGTTCCTTTGAATTTCCCGATAGGCGCCCCCACCGGAACCTTAAGATCAATCTTCCGGCCGGGAAGATAGGCAAGTACCTTATCCGTATCAGCAAGCACGAGGGCAGCATCCTCAGGGTACGTTTTTTGAATCACATCCAGCACGTTCTGCAATTGCACAAGCTTGTCATCCCGTTTATCCTCCAGCATAACCATCAACCGCCTGTTCCATATTTTTCAATAGACTGGTCTGATTATAACACTGATCATAACTAATGAAAGAGCAATTTGATTTTTCTGAAAAAAAATTCATTTTTTCTATTTCCAAAGTACCGCCTTCTGATCACATATAAAATTTCAGCTTTAGATCAAAGCTGTCACAGAACATTCTCCGGTGCCAAAAGTTCTATTTAGCATCTGGTCCTAGGAGAACGTGCTATACTGTAGGTAACAGATATATCAATACGTTAAGATAGGAGAGGTTCATTTGGATAATCAACGCTGGATCGCACCTGAATTCTACAATCTCACTTCGGAAATGGAGCGGCATCCTGAAGAGAAGATTGCCCTTAAATGGTTGCATGAGAATGGAACACTGGAGGAAATCACCTATGGAGCGCTTATGGCCCAGGCAAGCCGGCTGGCTGGCGGGCTGGCCGCTCTCGGACTAAAGCAAGGCGACCGGGTCCTGGTCATGGTGCCCCGCCGCATTATCGCCTATGCCATCTATCTGGCCTGTCTGAAGCTGGGACTTGCCGTTATTCCGTCCTCTGAAATGCTGCGGGCCAAGGATTTGTCTTACCGGCTGCGTCATTCCGAGGCCCGGGCCGTTATTGTCTGGTCTGAGGTTACCGGTGAGGTGAATAAAATCGCTGAGGACCTGCCGTCTCTCGACTACCGCCTGTCTGTATCCGCCGGTGAAGCCGCGCCCGAAGCCGGCTGGGTAGACCTAGAAAGCCTGATGGAAGGCCAGCCGGAATCCTTCCCTGCCGTTGCAAGCCGCCGTGATGATATCGCCATTCTGGCTTATACTTCCGGCACTACCGGCAACCCGAAAGCCGTAGTGCATACTCATGGCTGGGGTTACGCCCACCTGCGGATCACCTCTTCCCTCTGGTTTGATATCCGGGAATCGGATATTGTCTGGGCTACAGCCGCACCGGGCTGGCAGAAATGGATCTGGAGCCCATTCCTGACCGTGCTGGGCAACGGAGCCACCGGCTTCGTCTATAACGGCTCGTTCCACCCCGACCGCTACCTGCAGCTGCTGCAGGATGAGAAGATCCAGGTATTATGCTGCACTCCGACAGAATACCGCCTGATGGCCAAGACTGAGGGGCTTGCGCAGTATGATCTGTCGAGCCTGCGCTGTGCGGTATCCGCCGGAGAGCCGCTGAACCAGGAGGTTATCCATACCTTCCAGCAGCACTTCGATATTACGATCCGTGACGGCTACGGACAAACCGAGAGCACCCTGATTATTGCAGCGCTGAAGGATGAGCCGATCCGTGTCGGTTCTATGGGCAAATCGATTGCTCCCGGCATTGTTGAGGTCATCGACGAGGAAGGTCATCCCCTCCCTGCAGGAGTGGTCGGGGATATCGCCGTACATTTGAGCATGCCGGCATTGTTCCAGAACTACTATAAAGACCCCGAGCGGAAAGCAAACGCCTCGCATGGCGAATACTTCGTCACCGGCGACCGGGCGCGCAAGGATGAGGACGGCTATTTCTGGTTCGAGGGGCGCGGTGATGATATCATCATCAGCTCCGGCTACACCATCGGACCCTTTGAAGTGGAAGAAGCTTTAACGAAGCATCATCTGGTTAAAGAATGTGCAGTGGTAGCAAGTCCTGATGAGATCCGCGGCTCAGTCGTCAAAGCGTTCATCGTGCTTAAAGACGGCCACGCCGGTACACCGGAGTTGACCAA encodes:
- a CDS encoding stalk domain-containing protein: MMKSKKMIIATMVFGMAVSGTAGVYAGTNLQKISAYLNHSIGFTVNGAAFTPVDNNGKTLAPITYNDTTYLPVRVLADALKVPVTFNASTNQVVLGSGSGTATPDNGSAITLAPVTYSAAQKQEITKAFANFQGFETAYAPAQMISGDAFQKVAGGEDGVSFLFKKMRVNVSPRDYSYDYDGTTVKLSNGTEAKWYTPSDTAMLTFALADRFVTISSPDKSLSKAQIEKVAVSVAKLSK
- a CDS encoding methyl-accepting chemotaxis protein, yielding MLEDKRDDKLVQLQNVLDVIQKTYPEDAALVLADTDKVLAYLPGRKIDLKVPVGAPIGKFKGTVSYAALETGEVQHEERGPEAFGMAYLSTAVPVTQDDGEIIGVISAMVSNHRTASLQDGAQELSSLVQEMTATSEEVTRSSLGITERLDGLVSSSNSMVQDIESSFEILSAVKRIADQSHMLGLNAAIEAARAGEQGRGFGVVATEIRKLANDSHALVKNIHGQLAGMKQAILQMDQSIQQIMAFSQHQGQSMQELSRAFEHVASTANDLSNLE
- a CDS encoding GNAT family N-acetyltransferase; the encoded protein is MDKQSLISGMNFNEIFAIMEASFPVSEIRTYSGQQALLSNPNYRVYTEKDAEGRTLAFLAAWEFPALRFIEHIAVNPEIRGSGIGNKLMNSYLQCSDKPVLLEVEPPDGELERRRIGFYERLGFHLNPYSYVQPPLRAGQEDLPLRIMTYPRMATLQEFRKFRDILYTEVYQVAVRGGV
- a CDS encoding AMP-binding protein codes for the protein MERHPEEKIALKWLHENGTLEEITYGALMAQASRLAGGLAALGLKQGDRVLVMVPRRIIAYAIYLACLKLGLAVIPSSEMLRAKDLSYRLRHSEARAVIVWSEVTGEVNKIAEDLPSLDYRLSVSAGEAAPEAGWVDLESLMEGQPESFPAVASRRDDIAILAYTSGTTGNPKAVVHTHGWGYAHLRITSSLWFDIRESDIVWATAAPGWQKWIWSPFLTVLGNGATGFVYNGSFHPDRYLQLLQDEKIQVLCCTPTEYRLMAKTEGLAQYDLSSLRCAVSAGEPLNQEVIHTFQQHFDITIRDGYGQTESTLIIAALKDEPIRVGSMGKSIAPGIVEVIDEEGHPLPAGVVGDIAVHLSMPALFQNYYKDPERKANASHGEYFVTGDRARKDEDGYFWFEGRGDDIIISSGYTIGPFEVEEALTKHHLVKECAVVASPDEIRGSVVKAFIVLKDGHAGTPELTKELQAHVKEQTAPYKYPRKIEYITDLPKTTSGKIRRIELREQEKKAAQE
- a CDS encoding DUF4023 family protein: MDTHEFVAKFQENQRKALKNRSRGKGTPGARLANKQHSSNK